The following nucleotide sequence is from Solidesulfovibrio carbinolicus.
GGAAAGGTCCAGGGTAGGTATGTGACCCTTCATCGGATCGTGGTAGACGCTGCGATCGATCTCCTTTGGATCGCTCCAGGCGACGTAGGGGAGAAAGACGATCTCGAATTCGAGCCCCTTGCTCTTGTGCACGGTCATGATCCGCACGGCCGGCGCGTCGGTCTCCAGGCGGATGAGCATCTCCCCCGCCTCGTCCTCGGCGTCGTTTGAACCGGATCGGATTGCCTCCAGCCAGGCGGCTAGATCCAGGACGCCAAGTCCCGTCTCGATCTCGCGTTGATGGAGCAGTTCGACGCACTGCAGGAGGTTGGTCATCCGCCGTTCCCCATCGGGTAGGCCAAGTAGGCGCTCTCGAACCTTTCCCCTGGAAAAAAGCACAGCGACGAAGGCCATGACGCCCTGTCCGGCCCAGATAGAATGGTACTCCGCAAACTGTTCGAGTAGTTCCTCACGCAGTGCGTCGTCGATGTCGAGCCGGTCCAGATCGGCGGCGGTCCACCCCAGAATGGCTGTGGACAGAGCCGCACGTCGCAGTCCCTCCCTGTCGTATGCGGCCACTGCGCGAAGCACGATGGCCAGTTCGTCGGCCTCAACGGACTCAAAGATTTTGTCGGTCTGTTGTCGAACACTTGGGATGCCTCGTGCCGCCAAGGCCTCCCTGATGATGCCCGCCTCCTTGTGGCTTTTGACTAATACGGCGAAATCTGAGGCAGCCAGGGGACGTTTTTGTCCGCTAGTGGCATCAGTAATGGTGGCTTTCCCCTGACTGGACAGGATGAGGAGTCGGACGATCTCTTCGGCCACAGCCAAGGCCACCGGCTGTTCAGCTTTCCCCTTGGCGACGTTTCCGCCGGGTTCGTCCCCAATATCTTCCGAGCGTATATGCCAGACGCGCAGGCACGCCGGACCTTCGTCGGCGACGGTCAACCGCTGTTTCGCACCGGGGCGCGGACTGACGGGTTCAAAGGCGATTTCCCGGAAGACAAAGGGCTCCTTGGCGCCGAAGATCGCCTTCACGGCTGCAAGCATGCCGGGATCGCTGCGCCAGTTGACGTTCTGGGTCAGGATTTGGTCAGCGTTGTGGATAGCTTCCAGGTAGGCGAAGACGTCGGCTCCGCGAAAAGCGTAGATCGCCTGTTTGGGATCGCCGATGCAGTACAGGGCGTGCGGCGGTTCGGCAAAAAGCGTGTGAAAGATCTCGTATTGGAGCAGGTCCGTGTCCTGGAACTCGTCGATGAGGGCCGCCTTGAGGCCGGCACGGACTCTGTCGCGCAGGAGGCGGCCGCCGGGGCCGTGGAGGGCGGCGTGGGTTTCGTTTAAGAGATCGGAAAAGCCGAGTTGTCGACGTTCCGCCTTGTACCGTCGCAACGCATTGCCGAAACCGAGCCCGAATGCCCGCAGGAGCGCCACGCGTCGCAAGTCCAGGTGGCTGAGCAGGTTTTCCAGATGTGTAAAGAAGGGATGTGCGGGAGGGGGCGCCTTTTTTTTCAGGTTGGCGACCAGACTCGAGGCACAAAGACGGTCGATGTCCGCTGGAAGAAACAGTGGCGAAGTTCCATTTTCAAAGAACCTGTCCAGGGCCTCCTTCATGCCCGGCAGATCCTCCTCTCGTAAGTGATTTTTGAGCATGGTCCTGTTGTCCAGGCAGGAGCAGAATTCTTCCCGCAGGTCCTTCCACGCATCCCCGGCCTTAAAAAGCATCACTTCAAGATCTCGCGAAAAGCAGTCCCTGTCCGTGCAGTTTTCCGGAAGGTCGTCGGGCAGGATCCGCAGGCGGGGGTTCCGGATTCCCTTATCGAGCAGGCCGTGGAGTTTTTCCGTGAATGTTCCAGCCAGGCGCGCGGCCACGACGGCTTCACCTTCCTGGACATGGGCACGGTAAAAATCCTGGACAGCCTGCCGATGGCAGAGGGTCTCATCGGTAAGCATGGTGAAGCGAAAAAGTCCGCCGCACTCGAAGGCGCAGTCAGTGAGGATCCTTTTGCAGAAGGCGTGAATGGTGTGGATAGCGGCGAGATCGAAATCGAGCAACGCCTTTGATGCACGCTCTCCGGCTAAACGGTGGCCTACGGAGCCAAGGAGTTGAGTCAGGAAGGGATCGCCGGGGGGAGCCGCCTTCGGATCGCAGGCCGCCAGCGCCTCCATAAGGCGGGCGCGGATGCGGGTCTTGAGTTCGGCGGTCGCGGCCTCAGTGAAGGTGACCACGAGCACCTCGTCCACGCCGAGTCCCTGTTCGAGGACCAAGCGCAGAAATAGAGCCGCCAGGGCGTAGGTCTTTCCCGTACCCGCGCTGGCCTCGACCACGGTACGACACCCGGACAGGGGAACGCTCCCGAGATCAAGGGGTTTTCGAACCGGACCGGGGGATGTCATTCTATTTTCTCCAGTTGGTTGAGGAGAGGGTCGAAGACCGCGCAGGCGATTTTCTGAAATTCCTTTTGCCGCAGGTGGGTCGCATCGGGAAAGCATTTGGCGAAATGGCGATCTGCTCCATCCCCCTCGATGTGCCGATATTCGTTGCCGTACCAAGCCTCTTCGGCCTTTTTCAAAGCCACTGCCGTGTCTTTCTTTTCCCGGTATGACTTGGCGAAGGCCTCGGAGGTCTTGGGGAAAAACGGCACCGGCTCCCGAGTCCCCCGCAGGAGAAGCGCGAGCAGGGTTTTGAGGACGCCTTCGGGATCCGTCGGGGAGGTGAGGCGGCATTGGCCCTTTGTACCAATCAAAAGCGTTTCGGGACGTCCGCAGGCGGAGGCATGGAGAAAGACATGGTCCAGCCATCCGCTCAGTTGATCCCGGGGGCGAATCGTTCCCGGACGCCACCGCAGGAGCCTGTCCGGGAGGACCCCCTGGACGGAGCCTTTAATCAGTATCGGTCCGGAAGGGAGTGTCACCTTGGTGGATGCGGTGAGGTTGGTGATAGCCATGCCGTCGCATGCGGCATTGACGCACTCCATCAGGCCATGCGTCGTGTCCTGGATGTCGTGGAGCGTGAAGAGACCGGGCGCGCCGGGTGGAAGCCGGTTTGCCCTTTGCAGGTGGGCGCTGATGTCCTGGATTGGCGTTCCTGCGAAAAGGTCGTTCAGGACATCCTGGCAGCACAGGTAACGCTCCAGGCGGTTTAGACCGTCGAGGGGCTCCGTGGTCTCAAGCGTTCCGCCATCCTTTGGGAAACGAACTCCAAGGCGATTTTCGAGAAAGAACCTGCAAGGGTTTTCCAGGAAGCGACGCAGCAGATCGAGCCCGAGGGGGGCGGGCAGAAGGCCTGGCCGTTCATCGAGCGCGGCCGTGACAAAGGGTGTCCCCCCTTTGCCGCGTTCCCGGGCGCACTGGCAGTTCTCCGAGGAGTAGCTGAAAAAGCGCGGGTCACCATGGGGCCTGAAATAATCGCTGTGAAAGGATTGCAGTCGGTGAATCCGCAACAGTCGTTCGGACGGCCTGGGTTCGTCAGCGCTACGGCTGCGGCTGTCAATGCAATCCAGAAGTTCGCTGATTGCCACGCTCGGAGGAAGGGCGGCGTTCTCTTCCTGGGTACGGCCCCGGTAGGTCATGATGAAAATTTCCCGGGCGGAGAGGATGGCTTCGAGGAGGAGTCTGCGGTCGTCAGCCCGTTGCTCGGGGTCTCCGGGTTGCGGGCGGGCCTGCATGAGGTCAAAGCCCGGCCGACGATTGCGACCCGGAAAGGCACCGTCATCAAGTCCAATAACGGCCACGACCTTGAACGGTACCCCTCGCAAAGCCTGCATGTCGGAAAAGGTGACCGCCCCGGAAAAGAGTCCGGTGGAAGAGCCACCTTCATCCAGGCGCTCCCGCAACGCTTCCGTCACCGTCTGCAGGTCCAGACGCGTGGCACAGCCGGCGCGTTCGGCCTCGTAGGCCATGGCGGCCAGTGTCTGTTCCACGAGCTGGCCGGACTCGGCTTCCGGCCCGGCGAACATGTTCTCTAGAAGCGAGCAGAGGCGGATGTGCCACTGTGTCATGGAGGCCGGCTCGTCGAGAGGCGCGAGCACCGCGACCAGAGTGGAGAAAAATTCCAGAAAACGCCCCAGGATGGCGGCCCCGGTTCCCTCGGCCATCTCCAGCGGCGCCACCCCCTGGCAAAGACGGTGACCGTCCTCCGGCAAGGCATGGCCGAGGATCAGGCGGGCGGCGGCGGAAGACCAAGTGAAATCATCCAGGGACGGCAGGCCGAGTTCCGTTTTGTGGGCGGCGTCGATGGCCCAGCGCGCGCCGGCCTCGGTAAACCAGTCGCTCACTAAGGTCCGGTCGCGTGCCGCAAGCCCGAACCGGGCTCGGATGGCTTCACATTCGAGAAGGGACAAGACGCTCGCTAGGCTGAACCGTTCGAGTGGGATGGCAAGGAGACGGAACAGGGTTTCGATGACCGGTTCCGGCTCGGACCTGCCCGGGGCGACAATCCGAAACGGCACCCGACGGTCGCGGGGCGTTGCGGATTCAAACACGGCGCGTACGTAGCCGCTTCGGGACGCAGGGTCAGGCATCATCACCACGATGTCCCGTGGATCGATGTCCGGACGGCGCTGCAGGATGTCCAGAAGGACATCCTGCAGGACTTCCAGTTCACGTACCGGACCATGGCAGCAGTGGACCTGGACCGAATGCGCATCGCTTCGAAGAGCTTCCCGCCACTTGTCGGACGGGGCGACGGTCCCAAAAAGGTCTTGGTGCAGGAGGTCGAGGATCCGGTCGCCGGTGGGAGGGCTGTAACACGTCTCACGGTGCGTGGCGGACGCGACGAGACGGGCCCGGTAATTCGCTCCCGCCTCATTCCAGGCGAGGGAGGTCTCACGTGAGGTGTCACCGGAAGCCTCATCGGGCAGGTCGGCGGAAGGGGCGGGCTCCAAGAGATAAAAGGTGATGGGCACGTGGCGGGCGATTTCTGTGAAGATGTCGGTGTAGAAACGCGGCAGCGAGGCCACGGCGAAAAAGGCGATCGTCTCGGGAAGGGCCTTTGCCGCTTCGTTGCCAGCAAGGGACTGGAAAAACCGCTCGCGCGCCCGGACGCGGTGGCAGTTCCCTTCCCGCCAGATGACCTG
It contains:
- the recB gene encoding exodeoxyribonuclease V subunit beta translates to MLSRCDPPAAKGISENRLRGLRPSPQPTGENRMTSPGPVRKPLDLGSVPLSGCRTVVEASAGTGKTYALAALFLRLVLEQGLGVDEVLVVTFTEAATAELKTRIRARLMEALAACDPKAAPPGDPFLTQLLGSVGHRLAGERASKALLDFDLAAIHTIHAFCKRILTDCAFECGGLFRFTMLTDETLCHRQAVQDFYRAHVQEGEAVVAARLAGTFTEKLHGLLDKGIRNPRLRILPDDLPENCTDRDCFSRDLEVMLFKAGDAWKDLREEFCSCLDNRTMLKNHLREEDLPGMKEALDRFFENGTSPLFLPADIDRLCASSLVANLKKKAPPPAHPFFTHLENLLSHLDLRRVALLRAFGLGFGNALRRYKAERRQLGFSDLLNETHAALHGPGGRLLRDRVRAGLKAALIDEFQDTDLLQYEIFHTLFAEPPHALYCIGDPKQAIYAFRGADVFAYLEAIHNADQILTQNVNWRSDPGMLAAVKAIFGAKEPFVFREIAFEPVSPRPGAKQRLTVADEGPACLRVWHIRSEDIGDEPGGNVAKGKAEQPVALAVAEEIVRLLILSSQGKATITDATSGQKRPLAASDFAVLVKSHKEAGIIREALAARGIPSVRQQTDKIFESVEADELAIVLRAVAAYDREGLRRAALSTAILGWTAADLDRLDIDDALREELLEQFAEYHSIWAGQGVMAFVAVLFSRGKVRERLLGLPDGERRMTNLLQCVELLHQREIETGLGVLDLAAWLEAIRSGSNDAEDEAGEMLIRLETDAPAVRIMTVHKSKGLEFEIVFLPYVAWSDPKEIDRSVYHDPMKGHIPTLDLSKELPEPTRARIEQELEAERMRLFYVALTRAKCRCYLAWGAFGSVKRTPLGRLVHEGKIPTAETVDRALKDLASNCPSIEIAPLPRPSDTRLPADNPDPVTLEARQFTRHLDPSFGTTSFTALSRNASDASRLPLFERDETNTPTVATLATARRDRLPAGAVPGIMFHTFFERLDFQAAASSDPDARLGIERWAAHCLIRHGLSRDLSGELADLAQRVVLAPLPDGFTLADVVRDHTAAEMEFLLPLDRLDGPTLARIYAQWANSFPYDWSPWAAKLRPSVRQGFLTGSMDLVFCHGGRYYLLDWKSNRLPPQDHAPERLPVVMAENRYFLQYHLYCLALDRHLRATCPGYDYDLHFGGVLYIFLRGASPDAVGQGIFHDRPAQGFLMDLEQAILTPHAREATHASH
- a CDS encoding exodeoxyribonuclease V subunit gamma, with amino-acid sequence MNLTVIAGNRLETLVDTFLRDTPPPADPFAKRLVVVQNRGMERHLRMEMARRHGVCCGMEFPFPVTLAYRLFSRLVPDLPKEDDSSQAAMTWRILAALETPAVRDPSVAAFEPVRRYLGDGSPLKAWQLAREIARTFDRYLIFRPDMVQAWEDGHPDNTVPHEAWQALLWQVIWREGNCHRVRARERFFQSLAGNEAAKALPETIAFFAVASLPRFYTDIFTEIARHVPITFYLLEPAPSADLPDEASGDTSRETSLAWNEAGANYRARLVASATHRETCYSPPTGDRILDLLHQDLFGTVAPSDKWREALRSDAHSVQVHCCHGPVRELEVLQDVLLDILQRRPDIDPRDIVVMMPDPASRSGYVRAVFESATPRDRRVPFRIVAPGRSEPEPVIETLFRLLAIPLERFSLASVLSLLECEAIRARFGLAARDRTLVSDWFTEAGARWAIDAAHKTELGLPSLDDFTWSSAAARLILGHALPEDGHRLCQGVAPLEMAEGTGAAILGRFLEFFSTLVAVLAPLDEPASMTQWHIRLCSLLENMFAGPEAESGQLVEQTLAAMAYEAERAGCATRLDLQTVTEALRERLDEGGSSTGLFSGAVTFSDMQALRGVPFKVVAVIGLDDGAFPGRNRRPGFDLMQARPQPGDPEQRADDRRLLLEAILSAREIFIMTYRGRTQEENAALPPSVAISELLDCIDSRSRSADEPRPSERLLRIHRLQSFHSDYFRPHGDPRFFSYSSENCQCARERGKGGTPFVTAALDERPGLLPAPLGLDLLRRFLENPCRFFLENRLGVRFPKDGGTLETTEPLDGLNRLERYLCCQDVLNDLFAGTPIQDISAHLQRANRLPPGAPGLFTLHDIQDTTHGLMECVNAACDGMAITNLTASTKVTLPSGPILIKGSVQGVLPDRLLRWRPGTIRPRDQLSGWLDHVFLHASACGRPETLLIGTKGQCRLTSPTDPEGVLKTLLALLLRGTREPVPFFPKTSEAFAKSYREKKDTAVALKKAEEAWYGNEYRHIEGDGADRHFAKCFPDATHLRQKEFQKIACAVFDPLLNQLEKIE